From Microbacterium sp. CGR2:
CCGCGCGCCTTTGACGATGCGGTCGACGGCGTTCCGAGGACCGCGGAGCGCGATGCCGACGAGGTCGAGGTCGAGCGCCGCCACCGCTTCGACCGCGGCACGATTCGCCTCGTCGTGACCGGTGCCGAACAGGTCGCGTGTGTAGATCGCGATCGACGTGTCCTCGCGTGCGGCGGCCTTGCTCCGCGCAGTGCTCAGCAGTTCGGCGTCCGCCGTCATCACGAGCACCGGCTGCCGCAGCATCGGAAGATACACGGTGCCGTCGGCGTCCCGGTAAGGGTCGCCGGTGAGGTCGCTCGTGCTGACCGCGATACCCGACATCAGGAAAGCA
This genomic window contains:
- a CDS encoding DUF2000 domain-containing protein, whose translation is MSDETRPGPRFDTKVVVVLRDDLPAWQKLNVTAFLMSGIAVSTSDLTGDPYRDADGTVYLPMLRQPVLVMTADAELLSTARSKAAAREDTSIAIYTRDLFGTGHDEANRAAVEAVAALDLDLVGIALRGPRNAVDRIVKGARMHD